The proteins below are encoded in one region of Terriglobales bacterium:
- a CDS encoding VTT domain-containing protein, with translation MTEFAVLKFNLRWLVHLGGPGLILIGIVDQSFVPLPGSLDFATIVLTAGNPKWWPYYWFMATAAALLGAWITYRISRKGGQEALEKRLPHSKVEKLVKGFEKGGFWALFIGALLPPPLPMVPLVVGAGALQYPRRKFLLALGSGRVLRYGIIVWLAQHYGRHIIRVLRQNEILVIVSFVIFSVGAALIGWLWTRHQKRKEVAQRGAPEQAAA, from the coding sequence ATGACGGAATTCGCTGTTCTCAAATTCAATCTGCGCTGGCTGGTTCACCTCGGTGGACCGGGCCTGATCCTGATCGGCATCGTCGATCAGTCTTTTGTCCCGCTGCCGGGCAGCCTCGACTTCGCCACCATCGTCCTCACCGCCGGAAACCCGAAATGGTGGCCCTACTACTGGTTCATGGCGACGGCCGCGGCGCTGTTGGGCGCATGGATCACCTATCGCATCAGCCGCAAAGGCGGCCAGGAGGCGCTGGAGAAACGCCTGCCCCACAGCAAAGTCGAGAAGCTCGTTAAGGGATTCGAGAAGGGCGGCTTCTGGGCATTGTTCATCGGCGCGCTGCTCCCGCCGCCGTTGCCCATGGTTCCGCTCGTGGTCGGCGCCGGCGCATTGCAGTATCCGCGGCGCAAATTCCTGCTCGCGCTCGGCTCCGGCCGAGTGCTGCGTTACGGAATCATCGTCTGGCTCGCGCAGCACTACGGACGCCACATCATCCGCGTCCTCCGGCAGAACGAAATACTCGTGATTGTGTCGTTCGTGATTTTCTCGGTCGGCGCCGCGCTCATCGGATGGCTCTGGACGCGCCATCAGAAACGCAAAGAAGTCGCACAGCGCGGCGCGCCGGAGCAGGCTGCCGCCTGA
- the mqnC gene encoding cyclic dehypoxanthinyl futalosine synthase has translation MTRYSMSLTHAQALDLFRSDDLIGIGMEADALRRKLHPEGVVTYIIDRNINYTNLCTEYCTFCAFYAPIKGPGAAKGYVLDFDVIYDKIRETVELGGTGVLMQGGLHPGLKLEWYEDLLRGIKQRFPQVWLHCFSASEIIHFAELNGLTIRDTIMRLRDAGLDSIPGGGAEILDDGVRHRISRLKCNTSEWIDVHRTAHSLGMRTTATMMFGCGETLEQRMNHLEIVRRIQEDTGGFTAFIPWTFQRENTSLGRFIKEEATAVEYLQTLAISRIYLDNFENVQSSWVTQGLKTCQLGLRFGGNDVGSIMIEENVVSAAGAHHCSTEEELRRLIRDAGFIPKQRDTLYRTYFLN, from the coding sequence ATGACCCGATATTCAATGTCTCTCACCCACGCCCAGGCCCTCGACCTGTTCCGCTCCGATGACCTCATCGGCATCGGCATGGAAGCCGACGCGCTTCGCCGCAAGCTGCACCCTGAGGGCGTGGTCACCTACATCATCGACCGCAACATCAACTACACCAACCTGTGCACCGAGTACTGCACCTTCTGCGCGTTCTACGCGCCGATCAAGGGCCCCGGCGCTGCGAAGGGGTACGTGCTCGACTTCGACGTGATCTACGACAAGATCCGCGAGACGGTCGAACTCGGCGGCACCGGCGTGCTCATGCAGGGCGGGCTGCATCCCGGTCTGAAGCTGGAGTGGTACGAAGACCTGCTGCGCGGCATCAAGCAGCGCTTCCCGCAGGTGTGGCTGCATTGCTTCTCGGCCTCGGAGATCATCCACTTCGCCGAGCTGAACGGGCTCACCATCCGCGACACCATCATGCGCCTGCGCGATGCCGGCCTCGACTCCATCCCCGGCGGCGGCGCCGAGATCCTGGACGACGGCGTGCGCCATCGCATCAGCCGTCTGAAGTGCAACACCAGCGAGTGGATTGACGTGCATCGCACCGCCCATTCGCTCGGCATGCGGACCACAGCGACCATGATGTTCGGCTGCGGCGAGACGCTCGAGCAGCGCATGAATCACCTCGAGATCGTGCGCCGCATTCAGGAGGACACGGGCGGATTCACGGCGTTCATCCCGTGGACCTTCCAGCGCGAGAACACCAGCCTCGGCCGCTTCATCAAAGAGGAAGCGACGGCCGTGGAGTACCTGCAGACGCTGGCGATTTCGCGCATTTATCTCGACAATTTCGAGAACGTGCAATCGTCATGGGTCACGCAAGGGCTCAAGACTTGCCAGCTCGGCTTGCGCTTCGGCGGCAACGACGTCGGTAGCATCATGATCGAAGAGAACGTTGTCTCGGCCGCGGGCGCCCATCATTGCTCCACCGAAGAAGAGCTCCGCCGCCTGATTCGCGACGCCGGCTTCATCCCCAAGCAGCGCGACACCCTGTATCGCACCTATTTTCTGAATTAA
- a CDS encoding ABC transporter permease, whose translation MARVAQDLRFALRAMRRSPLFAAVAVLSLALGIGANTAIFTLMDQLMLRLLPVKNPEQLVMLYQQGAHNGSNMGRRMHSYPIYQDFQQKAAPFSEVLCRRLVNTSISVDNQTERVDAEMVSGNYFTMLGVNAAIGRVFSSEADDRVYNGHPVVVLSYDYWASRFVKNPTVVGKKILVNNYPMTIVGVSAAGFAGLDPSRSPQIRVPVLMKPAILPEWTWFDAGDRRARWVQVFARLKPGYTVESARAPLQTLFTQIRQYETTLPGARNWSSYSRTQFLRGTVHLEKAATGYSDLRNHFSTALVVLMSMVGLVLLIACANVANLLIARAFARQKEIAVRLSMGASRWALVRQLLVESLFLSATGGIMGVALAIVMTRGLVALVPAEGNPLLIRSTPDLRILLFALALTFLTALVFGLVPALRASRPDLAHTLKDAVGSIAGSGGSLFLRKGLVTAQVALSFLLLFGAGLFVRSLQNLKAKDTGFRELDNLVTFQVNPALNGYDKPRAVHFYRELLQNIRALPGVRSAAVATVALLHGDEWDNGTLVEGYQAKDGEDMQAFMNALSPGYFQTMGIPILEGRDFDQRDVKENAKVAIVNQQFARHFFKGRSAVGRHIGQGGPRSKLDIEIIGVAADSLYEGPREGVRRQVFIPQWGNGGVTFYVRTAMSAPGAYAALRNEVKKLDESLPVYEVKTLAAQLDETLLTERLIALLSAGFGLLATLLASVGLYGVMAFAVARRTKEMGLRMALGAQRGAVIWLVMKEVLLLLTIGLGIGLPAAAGLGRYVAGQLYGVEPGDPWIGGAAVLLLSLVAAAAGWIPAHRASRIDPILALRYE comes from the coding sequence CAATGGCAGTAACATGGGGCGGCGCATGCATTCCTACCCGATTTATCAGGATTTTCAGCAGAAGGCGGCGCCGTTCTCGGAGGTCCTCTGCCGTCGGCTGGTAAACACCTCGATCAGCGTAGACAATCAAACGGAGCGGGTCGATGCGGAGATGGTGTCGGGCAATTATTTCACCATGTTGGGTGTGAATGCAGCGATTGGCCGCGTCTTCAGTTCCGAGGCGGACGACCGCGTCTACAACGGGCATCCGGTCGTGGTCTTGAGCTACGATTACTGGGCCAGCCGATTTGTAAAGAATCCCACGGTCGTCGGCAAGAAAATTCTGGTCAACAATTATCCGATGACGATCGTGGGCGTCTCGGCCGCCGGATTTGCCGGCCTGGACCCATCGCGCTCGCCGCAGATCCGGGTTCCGGTGCTGATGAAGCCGGCCATCCTGCCGGAATGGACGTGGTTTGATGCAGGCGACCGGCGCGCACGCTGGGTGCAAGTCTTTGCGCGGCTCAAACCGGGGTACACGGTGGAATCGGCGCGGGCGCCCCTGCAGACCCTGTTCACGCAGATTCGTCAATACGAAACCACGCTGCCCGGAGCGAGGAACTGGAGTTCCTACTCGCGGACACAATTCCTGCGCGGCACCGTCCACCTCGAGAAGGCCGCGACCGGGTATTCGGACCTGCGGAATCACTTCTCCACGGCACTGGTCGTACTGATGTCGATGGTGGGTCTGGTGCTGCTGATCGCGTGCGCCAATGTGGCAAATCTCCTGATTGCCCGCGCCTTTGCCCGTCAGAAAGAGATCGCCGTGCGGCTGTCGATGGGTGCATCCCGCTGGGCGTTAGTGCGGCAGTTGCTCGTCGAGAGCCTTTTCTTATCCGCTACCGGCGGGATTATGGGCGTGGCGCTGGCGATCGTCATGACCCGCGGCCTGGTGGCGTTGGTGCCGGCGGAAGGGAATCCGCTGCTGATTCGTTCCACCCCCGATCTGCGAATCCTGCTTTTCGCGCTGGCGCTGACGTTTCTCACTGCACTCGTGTTCGGTCTGGTACCGGCGTTGCGCGCCAGCCGGCCGGACCTGGCCCATACACTCAAGGATGCGGTGGGATCGATTGCCGGATCCGGCGGGTCGCTGTTCCTGCGCAAAGGACTGGTGACCGCGCAAGTAGCGCTGAGCTTCCTGCTGTTGTTCGGCGCTGGATTATTCGTGCGCAGCTTACAAAACCTGAAAGCCAAGGACACGGGCTTTCGCGAACTCGACAACCTGGTGACGTTTCAGGTGAATCCGGCGCTGAACGGATACGACAAACCGCGCGCCGTGCACTTCTACCGCGAGCTACTGCAAAACATCCGGGCTTTGCCCGGTGTGCGCTCGGCGGCCGTGGCCACGGTAGCCCTGCTGCACGGCGACGAGTGGGACAACGGGACGTTGGTGGAAGGCTACCAGGCCAAAGACGGCGAGGACATGCAGGCTTTTATGAACGCGCTCTCGCCGGGATACTTTCAAACGATGGGAATCCCGATTCTGGAGGGGCGCGACTTCGACCAGCGCGACGTCAAGGAGAATGCCAAGGTCGCCATCGTCAATCAGCAGTTCGCCCGGCATTTCTTCAAAGGGCGGAGCGCCGTAGGGCGTCATATCGGACAAGGCGGCCCGCGTTCGAAGCTCGATATAGAGATTATTGGCGTTGCCGCGGACTCGCTTTATGAAGGTCCTCGCGAAGGAGTTCGCCGCCAGGTATTTATTCCACAATGGGGCAATGGCGGAGTGACGTTTTACGTGCGCACGGCCATGAGTGCGCCTGGTGCGTATGCTGCTCTGCGGAACGAGGTAAAGAAGCTGGATGAATCTTTGCCGGTATACGAGGTGAAGACTCTGGCGGCGCAGCTCGATGAAACGCTGTTGACCGAGCGGCTGATCGCGCTCCTCTCGGCAGGATTCGGTTTGTTAGCAACGCTGCTCGCATCGGTCGGCTTATATGGCGTGATGGCGTTCGCGGTGGCCCGGCGCACGAAAGAGATGGGTTTGCGGATGGCGCTCGGGGCGCAGCGAGGCGCGGTCATCTGGCTGGTGATGAAGGAAGTGCTGCTGCTGTTGACGATCGGCCTCGGGATCGGGCTACCGGCGGCGGCCGGCCTGGGACGGTATGTGGCCGGTCAGCTCTATGGAGTGGAGCCAGGGGATCCCTGGATCGGTGGCGCGGCGGTTCTCCTGTTGTCGCTCGTGGCAGCCGCAGCCGGATGGATTCCAGCGCATCGCGCCAGCCGGATCGACCCGATCCTGGCGCTCCGCTACGAGTAG